Proteins encoded within one genomic window of Rhodobacteraceae bacterium LMO-JJ12:
- a CDS encoding histone deacetylase family protein — protein MNTLLITHPECRNHMTPMGHPEQVARLSAVETALAGLGDLHRREAPLCSDGDILRCHPQAYLDRIAGHGAGQLDGDTWMSAGSMQAARRAVGGALAAVDAVIAGEVKNAFVACRPPGHHAEKATPMGFCLFGNVSIAAKHALDVHGLNRVAVIDFDVHHGNGTQDLLWDEPRALVATSQQFPLWPGTGRAEERGGHDNVLNVPLAPGSGGAEMRAEYESQIFPRVDEFAPEMILISAGFDAHADDPLANLNWLDDDFAWLTEQICTLAAKHCEGRVVSVLEGGYELDALGRCAAMHVRGLMAG, from the coding sequence ATGAACACATTATTGATAACACATCCCGAATGCCGCAACCATATGACGCCGATGGGACATCCCGAGCAGGTGGCGCGGTTGAGTGCGGTGGAAACCGCGTTGGCCGGGTTGGGCGATTTGCACCGGCGCGAGGCGCCACTTTGCTCTGACGGGGACATCTTACGCTGTCATCCGCAGGCCTATCTGGACCGGATCGCGGGGCATGGTGCAGGGCAGCTTGATGGCGATACCTGGATGTCGGCGGGCTCGATGCAGGCCGCGCGCCGGGCTGTTGGAGGAGCGCTGGCTGCGGTGGATGCTGTGATAGCGGGGGAGGTGAAGAACGCGTTTGTTGCCTGCCGCCCGCCGGGGCATCATGCCGAGAAGGCGACGCCGATGGGGTTTTGCCTGTTTGGTAACGTCTCTATTGCAGCCAAACACGCGCTTGATGTCCATGGATTGAACCGCGTGGCGGTGATCGATTTTGACGTACATCACGGCAATGGAACGCAGGATCTTCTGTGGGATGAGCCACGCGCATTGGTTGCCACGTCGCAGCAGTTCCCGCTTTGGCCCGGCACCGGGCGAGCGGAGGAACGTGGCGGGCATGACAACGTTTTGAACGTGCCGCTGGCGCCGGGGAGCGGCGGGGCGGAGATGCGGGCCGAGTATGAAAGCCAGATTTTCCCACGGGTGGACGAGTTTGCGCCCGAGATGATTTTGATCTCGGCCGGGTTTGATGCCCACGCGGATGATCCGCTGGCAAATTTGAACTGGCTCGATGACGATTTCGCTTGGCTTACCGAGCAGATTTGCACGCTGGCCGCGAAGCATTGTGAGGGGCGCGTCGTTTCAGTTCTTGAAGGGGGTTATGAGCTTGACGCGCTGGGGAGATGTGCGGCTATGCATGTGCGCGGGTTGATGGCGGGTTAG
- a CDS encoding phosphotransferase: MNVVTTSNLKLYPDQALAASQRLEELLAASGHDAEVIEPMRLVPGKRALFRGRLNGQEVVFRLPLDDAGRTDFAREWAELTRAYTYMSNPPLCVVEPISFDPNTGLMSIAHVPGTPLFTQLRRAEPETLQPLIARAADWLNAYTTPTTELKPLNFRRWHNKATETAAAQPHPALRDIEARILRRMKRLGRTLHDTDCRTAISHGDFHLNNLILNGEALVGIDTGGSGRMPIVKDIARALTHMARRAKPFSGARHFGVDAASFHAFADAFEMSPLEREAHLPFMIAFETLIKVEHPQMPEPRLAKAETMARTVLRDLKQIT, encoded by the coding sequence ATGAACGTGGTCACAACCAGCAATCTCAAGCTCTACCCGGATCAGGCCCTGGCCGCATCGCAACGGCTTGAAGAACTGCTCGCCGCCTCGGGTCACGACGCCGAAGTCATAGAACCCATGCGCCTCGTCCCTGGTAAGCGCGCGCTGTTTCGCGGGCGGCTCAACGGACAAGAGGTGGTCTTCCGCTTACCCTTGGATGACGCCGGGCGCACCGATTTCGCCCGCGAATGGGCCGAACTCACCCGCGCTTACACCTATATGTCCAACCCTCCTCTCTGTGTGGTCGAACCGATAAGTTTCGACCCTAACACGGGGCTAATGTCGATTGCACACGTCCCCGGCACGCCGCTGTTCACCCAACTGCGCCGCGCCGAACCCGAGACCCTCCAACCGCTGATTGCCCGCGCCGCCGATTGGCTCAACGCCTACACTACCCCGACCACCGAACTCAAACCGCTGAACTTCCGCCGCTGGCACAACAAAGCCACCGAGACCGCCGCGGCCCAGCCCCACCCGGCCCTGCGCGACATCGAAGCCCGCATCCTGCGCCGCATGAAACGCCTGGGTCGCACCTTGCACGATACCGATTGCCGCACCGCCATCTCGCATGGTGATTTCCACCTCAACAACCTGATCCTGAATGGCGAGGCGCTCGTTGGCATCGACACCGGCGGTTCCGGTCGCATGCCCATCGTCAAGGACATCGCCCGCGCCCTTACGCATATGGCGCGCCGCGCAAAACCCTTCTCGGGCGCGCGTCATTTCGGTGTTGATGCCGCCTCGTTCCATGCCTTCGCGGATGCGTTTGAGATGTCTCCGCTTGAACGCGAGGCGCATCTGCCCTTCATGATCGCGTTCGAGACGCTGATCAAAGTCGAACACCCCCAAATGCCCGAACCTCGCCTTGCCAAGGCCGAAACCATGGCGCGAACCGTGCTCCGCGACCTAAAGCAAATTACCTAA
- a CDS encoding exodeoxyribonuclease VII small subunit has translation MSDRPVAEMTFEEAMAELEQVVGQLERGDVALEDSIKLYERGAELKKRCESKLKEAEEKVAAITLDGEGQPTGLKPVEGL, from the coding sequence ATGAGCGACCGTCCCGTAGCGGAAATGACATTTGAAGAGGCCATGGCCGAGTTGGAACAGGTGGTGGGCCAGTTGGAACGGGGTGATGTTGCACTGGAAGATTCGATCAAGCTCTATGAGCGCGGCGCAGAGCTTAAGAAACGCTGTGAGAGCAAGCTTAAGGAAGCCGAAGAAAAGGTGGCGGCGATCACGCTGGACGGGGAGGGGCAGCCCACGGGATTGAAGCCGGTCGAGGGGCTTTGA
- a CDS encoding polyprenyl synthetase family protein, giving the protein MFGSVLRGDAKTIDACLERVIGGDLPLRAAMRHAVSGGKGMRGFLVMESARLFGVAPEQSVWPGAAIEALHAYSLVHDDLPCMDDDDLRRGRPTVHRKWDEATAVLAGDALQTLAFELLAREETSPEPQVRADLVLSLARAAGASGMVLGQALDIAAESATVPLTLEQITRLQAGKTGALITWSACAGARLAGADLAPLTAYGDALGLAFQIADDVLDVEGDAKEVGKAVGKDAEAGKATFVSLLGLEGAKSRAAELVESACDALSCYGERGETLREAARFVIARRN; this is encoded by the coding sequence ATGTTCGGGTCGGTTTTGCGTGGCGACGCCAAGACGATAGATGCATGCCTTGAGCGGGTGATCGGGGGCGATTTACCGCTTAGAGCGGCGATGCGCCATGCGGTAAGTGGCGGCAAGGGTATGCGCGGCTTTCTGGTGATGGAATCGGCGCGGCTGTTTGGTGTTGCGCCCGAACAATCGGTGTGGCCGGGTGCGGCGATTGAGGCGTTGCACGCTTATAGCCTTGTGCACGATGATCTGCCTTGCATGGATGATGACGATCTGCGCCGGGGGCGGCCGACGGTGCATCGCAAATGGGATGAGGCGACGGCGGTATTGGCCGGGGATGCGCTGCAAACGTTGGCGTTTGAGCTGTTGGCGCGCGAAGAGACCAGCCCCGAGCCGCAGGTGCGTGCCGATCTGGTACTGAGTCTGGCGCGGGCGGCGGGGGCGAGCGGTATGGTCTTGGGGCAGGCGTTGGATATTGCCGCCGAGAGCGCGACAGTGCCTTTGACGCTGGAGCAGATTACGCGGTTGCAGGCGGGCAAGACCGGTGCGTTGATAACATGGTCGGCTTGCGCGGGGGCGCGGCTGGCGGGGGCGGATCTGGCGCCGCTAACGGCTTATGGTGATGCGTTGGGGTTGGCCTTTCAGATTGCCGATGATGTCCTGGATGTAGAGGGCGATGCGAAAGAGGTCGGCAAGGCCGTGGGCAAGGATGCCGAGGCCGGGAAAGCCACGTTTGTTTCGCTTCTGGGGCTGGAGGGAGCGAAAAGCCGTGCGGCGGAGCTTGTTGAAAGCGCATGCGACGCCTTATCGTGCTATGGCGAAAGGGGCGAAACCTTGCGTGAAGCCGCGCGTTTCGTTATTGCGCGCCGAAACTGA
- the dxs gene encoding 1-deoxy-D-xylulose-5-phosphate synthase, producing the protein MSDKPQTPLLDTVQVPADLKRLSDAQLRQLAGELRAETISAVSETGGHLGAGLGVIELTVALHHVFDAPKDKIIWDVSHQSYPHKILTGRRDRIRTLRKKGGLSGFTKRTESPYDPFGAAHSSTSISAALGFAVARDLGGACPEGLGDAIAVIGDGAMSAGMAFEAMNNAGHLNKRLIVILNDNDMSIAPPVGAFSSYLSRLYAGEPFQEFRAAAKGAVSLLPEPFREGAKRAKDMLKGMAVGGTLFEELGFSYVGPIDGHDLEQLLPVLRTVKARANGPILVHVLTKKGKGYAPAERADDRGHATARFDVVTGKQQKASSNAPSYTSVFGKTLVELAAKDDKICAITAAMPDGTGLNLMAERYPSRCFDVSIAEQHGVTFCAGLAAGGMKPFCAIYSTFLQRGYDQVVHDVALQNLPVRFAVDRAGLVGADGATHAGAFDVAYLANLPNMVVMAAADEAELKHMVATAAAHDSGPIAFRYPRGEGVGVDMPEVAQVLEIGKGRVIREGGRVAILSFGTRLKEVMKAAEALEAKGISPTIADARFAKPLDREMILGLVRTHEALISIEEGAVGGFGSHVAQLLADEGVFDDGLKFRAMVLPDSFIDQASPEDMYAAAGLNAEHIEAKVLDVLGVARIDSKRA; encoded by the coding sequence ATGTCTGACAAACCGCAAACTCCGCTTTTGGACACCGTGCAGGTGCCAGCCGATCTCAAGCGGCTGAGCGATGCGCAGTTGCGCCAACTGGCCGGTGAACTGAGGGCAGAGACGATTTCGGCTGTGTCAGAGACAGGTGGGCATTTGGGTGCAGGGCTTGGGGTTATCGAACTCACCGTGGCGTTGCATCATGTGTTTGACGCGCCCAAGGACAAGATCATCTGGGATGTGTCGCATCAATCCTATCCTCACAAGATTTTGACCGGGCGGCGGGACCGGATTCGCACCTTGCGCAAGAAGGGTGGTCTGAGCGGTTTTACCAAGCGCACCGAGAGCCCCTACGATCCATTTGGTGCAGCGCATTCGAGCACGTCGATCAGTGCGGCGCTGGGCTTTGCCGTGGCGCGCGATCTGGGCGGCGCCTGCCCCGAGGGGTTGGGAGATGCTATTGCCGTAATCGGCGATGGCGCGATGAGCGCGGGCATGGCGTTTGAAGCGATGAACAACGCCGGGCATCTCAACAAGCGGCTGATTGTAATCCTGAATGACAACGACATGAGCATTGCGCCGCCGGTCGGGGCGTTTTCAAGCTATCTCAGCCGTTTATATGCCGGTGAGCCGTTTCAGGAATTCAGAGCCGCCGCGAAGGGGGCCGTGAGCCTTCTGCCGGAGCCGTTTCGTGAGGGAGCGAAGCGTGCCAAGGACATGCTGAAAGGCATGGCAGTGGGCGGGACGTTGTTTGAAGAGCTTGGCTTTTCGTATGTCGGGCCGATTGACGGGCATGATCTTGAGCAGCTTTTGCCAGTTTTGCGCACGGTAAAGGCACGCGCGAACGGGCCGATTTTGGTTCACGTGCTGACCAAGAAGGGCAAGGGGTATGCCCCGGCAGAGCGGGCCGATGACAGGGGCCATGCAACCGCGCGGTTTGATGTGGTGACTGGCAAACAGCAAAAGGCATCGAGTAATGCGCCGAGTTATACCAGCGTTTTTGGCAAGACGCTGGTTGAGCTGGCGGCGAAGGATGACAAAATCTGTGCGATCACGGCGGCTATGCCGGATGGCACGGGGCTGAACCTGATGGCTGAGAGATACCCCAGCCGTTGTTTTGATGTGAGTATTGCCGAGCAGCATGGTGTGACCTTCTGTGCCGGGTTGGCCGCCGGGGGGATGAAGCCGTTTTGCGCGATTTATTCGACGTTCTTGCAACGGGGTTATGACCAGGTGGTGCATGATGTGGCGCTGCAAAACCTGCCAGTGCGCTTTGCGGTGGATCGTGCCGGTCTGGTCGGGGCGGATGGCGCGACCCACGCGGGGGCGTTTGATGTCGCCTATCTCGCCAACCTGCCCAACATGGTGGTGATGGCGGCTGCGGATGAGGCCGAGCTGAAACATATGGTGGCCACGGCGGCGGCGCATGATAGCGGGCCGATTGCGTTCAGATATCCGCGCGGTGAGGGCGTGGGTGTGGATATGCCCGAGGTGGCGCAGGTATTGGAGATCGGCAAGGGCCGGGTGATCCGCGAAGGTGGGCGCGTTGCGATCTTAAGTTTTGGCACGCGGCTCAAGGAAGTGATGAAAGCCGCCGAGGCACTGGAGGCGAAGGGGATTTCGCCGACCATCGCGGATGCGCGTTTTGCCAAGCCGCTGGATCGGGAGATGATTCTTGGGCTGGTGCGCACCCATGAGGCGTTGATCTCGATTGAAGAGGGCGCTGTGGGCGGGTTTGGCAGCCATGTGGCGCAATTGCTGGCGGATGAGGGCGTGTTTGATGACGGGCTGAAATTCCGCGCGATGGTGCTGCCGGATAGTTTTATTGATCAGGCCAGCCCCGAAGACATGTATGCCGCGGCTGGACTGAATGCGGAGCACATCGAGGCGAAGGTTCTGGATGTGTTGGGTGTGGCGCGGATTGACAGCAAGCGGGCCTAA
- a CDS encoding exopolysaccharide biosynthesis protein yields MNHEIRTLSDILDALDDAGQDGTVSLDNVLQETGDQSFAPLILIPSLILVSPLSGILGLPTIGATIIFLITLQKLTGRPHVWMPATLTRRSIKSKRLQKAVRWLRPVASWGDRHTDRRLRLLTSRPLNILTLIVILGICLLIPFLEVLPMVTSVFAVAISLLAVGLLARDGLFTLLGYLQIGLSFAALWYLLS; encoded by the coding sequence ATGAACCACGAAATCCGCACCTTATCCGACATCCTCGACGCGCTCGACGACGCCGGGCAAGACGGAACAGTCTCGCTCGACAACGTGCTGCAGGAAACCGGAGATCAGAGCTTCGCTCCGCTCATCCTGATCCCCTCTCTTATCCTCGTCTCGCCGCTCTCAGGCATTCTTGGCCTGCCCACAATAGGCGCCACGATCATCTTCCTGATCACCCTGCAAAAACTCACAGGCCGCCCGCATGTCTGGATGCCAGCCACCCTGACGCGGCGCAGTATCAAATCAAAACGCCTGCAAAAAGCGGTCCGCTGGCTTCGCCCGGTGGCCTCTTGGGGTGACCGGCACACAGACCGGCGGCTCAGACTTCTCACCTCGCGACCGCTTAACATACTCACCCTGATCGTGATCCTCGGGATTTGCCTGTTGATCCCGTTTCTCGAAGTGTTGCCAATGGTCACGTCGGTCTTCGCAGTCGCGATCAGCCTGCTCGCCGTCGGCCTTCTGGCCCGCGACGGGCTGTTCACGCTTCTCGGCTATCTTCAGATCGGCCTCAGCTTCGCCGCGCTCTGGTATCTGCTAAGTTAG
- a CDS encoding ion transporter → MRQHLAALVESSRFTGFITAVIAFNAIILGLETSKTVMQASGALIVTLDYICLAIFVVEIALKLIAYGPRFFRNGWNIFDFVIVGISLVPAGQGFSALRALRILRVLRVISVAPSLRRVVEGFIRAVPGMGSVFLLMGLIFYISAVIATKLFGNSFPDWFGTLGNSAYSLFQIMTLESWSMGIVRPVMDVYPLAWAFFVPFIIVTTFAVVNLLVGLIVNSMQDAHHAEDAANTDAYRDDVLARLDALNARLDNLTTSRKPSNDQSRRPPSI, encoded by the coding sequence ATGCGCCAACACCTCGCTGCCCTGGTCGAAAGCTCCCGCTTTACCGGCTTCATCACCGCAGTAATCGCCTTCAACGCGATCATCCTCGGTCTGGAAACTTCCAAGACTGTCATGCAAGCCTCTGGCGCGCTGATCGTCACGCTTGATTACATCTGCCTCGCCATCTTTGTTGTGGAAATCGCACTCAAACTTATCGCATACGGCCCGCGCTTCTTTCGCAATGGCTGGAACATCTTCGATTTCGTGATCGTCGGCATTTCCCTCGTGCCCGCAGGTCAGGGCTTCTCGGCCCTGCGCGCGCTGCGCATCCTTCGGGTTCTGCGGGTGATTTCGGTCGCGCCCTCTCTGCGCCGCGTCGTCGAAGGCTTCATCCGCGCAGTCCCCGGCATGGGCTCGGTTTTCCTGCTGATGGGCCTCATCTTTTACATCAGCGCGGTCATCGCCACCAAACTCTTTGGCAACAGCTTCCCTGACTGGTTCGGCACGCTCGGAAACTCGGCCTATTCCCTGTTTCAGATCATGACACTGGAAAGCTGGTCGATGGGCATCGTGCGCCCGGTGATGGATGTCTACCCCTTGGCTTGGGCGTTCTTCGTGCCGTTCATCATCGTCACCACCTTCGCGGTTGTGAACCTGCTGGTCGGCCTTATCGTGAACTCCATGCAAGACGCTCATCACGCCGAAGACGCCGCCAACACCGACGCCTACCGTGATGATGTTCTGGCGAGGCTCGATGCACTCAATGCCAGGCTCGACAACCTCACCACCTCCCGCAAACCTTCCAACGACCAATCCCGCCGCCCCCCGTCAATTTGA
- a CDS encoding SDR family oxidoreductase, which produces MTKTLLTFGHGYSATALARLLTPLGWALHGTTRDPERLDAIAAQGVAPILWPGTDPRPALAKATHLLLSAAPDENGDPVIAEFGSDMAQYAPNLEWVGYLSTTGVYGDHQGGWVDETTPLTPSTKRGHHRVLAERQWQQLGTPLHIFRLAGIYGPGRGPFAKVRHGTARRIIKPNQVFSRIHVDDIAQTLLASIKRPNPGAIYNVCDNDPAPPQDVLAHAAELLGMPPPPEESYTTAEMTPMARSFYAESKRVHNDRIKQELGVSLLYPSYRDGLPALLAKEN; this is translated from the coding sequence ATGACAAAAACGCTTCTCACCTTCGGCCATGGATACTCCGCCACGGCGCTCGCCCGGCTCCTCACCCCTCTGGGTTGGGCGCTCCATGGCACCACCCGTGACCCGGAGCGTCTTGACGCCATCGCGGCGCAGGGCGTCGCCCCGATCCTCTGGCCCGGCACCGATCCGCGCCCTGCACTGGCCAAGGCGACACATCTGCTGCTCTCTGCTGCACCGGATGAAAACGGCGACCCCGTGATTGCCGAATTCGGCTCTGATATGGCCCAATACGCACCAAATCTTGAATGGGTCGGCTATCTCTCCACAACGGGCGTCTATGGCGATCACCAAGGTGGCTGGGTCGATGAAACGACCCCCCTCACGCCCTCCACCAAACGCGGTCACCACCGCGTCCTGGCCGAACGCCAATGGCAACAGCTCGGCACTCCACTGCATATTTTCCGCCTCGCCGGTATCTATGGCCCCGGTCGCGGCCCATTCGCCAAGGTGCGACACGGCACGGCCCGACGCATTATCAAGCCAAATCAGGTGTTCTCGCGCATCCATGTCGATGACATCGCGCAAACCCTTCTTGCCTCGATCAAGCGGCCCAATCCCGGCGCAATCTACAATGTCTGCGATAATGATCCCGCCCCGCCGCAGGATGTTCTCGCCCATGCTGCTGAGTTGCTCGGTATGCCACCGCCGCCCGAAGAAAGCTATACGACTGCTGAAATGACACCAATGGCACGCAGCTTCTATGCCGAATCCAAACGCGTGCATAACGACCGGATCAAGCAGGAGCTTGGCGTCTCTCTGCTCTATCCAAGCTATCGCGATGGCCTCCCCGCCCTCCTGGCCAAGGAAAACTGA
- the rarD gene encoding EamA family transporter RarD encodes MREDRDTPAGLAYALGAYAIWGFLPLYMKLLSHISPAEVVAHRIIWSVPIAGALLVLLGRTDDIRTALRTPKMLAMGCITASLITVNWGVYIWAIISDHALDAALGYYINPLFSVFLAAVLLGERLKPLQWVAIGLAAVAVVILTIDNGSVPWVALTLTFTWGFYAFFKKSLPIGPNQGFLLEVLILTPPALGYIAWLIATGDNHFANSGAANTWLLLGTGVATAVPLLLYANGAKLLRLSTMAILQYTAPTMIMLIGVFVFDEPFGRARMIAFPMIWLALILYTTVMFRQLRAARRARPFL; translated from the coding sequence ATGAGAGAAGATCGCGACACACCGGCGGGGCTTGCCTACGCGCTCGGCGCTTATGCCATCTGGGGGTTTCTGCCTCTTTATATGAAGTTGCTTAGCCACATTTCCCCGGCCGAGGTTGTCGCGCATCGGATCATTTGGTCGGTGCCCATTGCGGGCGCGCTCTTGGTTCTTTTGGGGCGCACCGATGATATCCGCACCGCCCTGCGCACCCCGAAAATGCTGGCCATGGGCTGCATCACGGCCTCACTCATCACCGTAAACTGGGGCGTCTACATCTGGGCGATCATCTCAGACCACGCGCTCGATGCCGCTCTTGGCTATTACATCAACCCGCTGTTTTCGGTGTTCCTCGCCGCCGTATTGCTGGGCGAACGACTTAAACCGCTGCAATGGGTCGCCATCGGCCTCGCCGCTGTCGCTGTTGTGATCCTCACGATTGATAATGGCTCGGTCCCCTGGGTCGCACTCACCCTCACGTTCACCTGGGGCTTTTACGCCTTCTTCAAGAAATCGCTGCCTATCGGCCCAAATCAGGGCTTCCTGCTCGAAGTGCTGATCCTCACGCCGCCCGCACTTGGCTATATCGCCTGGCTAATAGCCACCGGCGACAACCATTTTGCCAATTCCGGCGCTGCCAATACGTGGTTGCTGCTCGGCACCGGTGTGGCCACGGCTGTGCCGCTCTTGCTTTATGCGAACGGTGCCAAATTGTTGCGGCTCTCGACCATGGCGATCCTGCAATACACTGCACCCACGATGATCATGCTCATCGGCGTTTTTGTCTTCGACGAACCCTTCGGACGCGCCCGGATGATTGCCTTTCCGATGATCTGGCTGGCCCTCATCCTCTACACCACGGTGATGTTCCGCCAACTGCGTGCCGCACGCCGGGCCCGCCCCTTCCTCTGA
- a CDS encoding FAD-dependent oxidoreductase encodes MPTLPTHARVVIIGGGIVGCSVAYHLTKLGWKDVILLERKQLTSGTTWHAAGLIAQLRATANMTKLAKYSQELYGSLEAETGVATGFKRVGSITAALTDERLEEIYRSAAMARAFGVDIEEITPSEVGARYPHLNLDGVKGGVYLDKDGQGDPANIALALAKGARQRGAIVQERVSVSNIAKKGHRITGVDWQGEDGTSGHITCDHIVNCAGMWGHQIGRMAGINVPLHACEHFYIVSEPIAGLTQLPVLRVPDECAYYKEDAGKLMLGAFEPVSKPWGMAGISPDFEFDQLPEDFDHFEPILEMAVNRMPMLAETGIHTFFNGPESFTPDDAYHLGLAPEMDNVWVAAGFNSVGIQSAGGAGMALASWMDTGEKPFDLGDVDIARMQPFQGNKTYLFERSKETLGLLYADHFPYRQKATARGIRRTPFHHHLLQNGAVMGEIAGWERANWFADPGQEREYQYTWKRQNWFDNAVREHRAIRENVGMYDMSSFGKIRVEGPDATAFLNRVCGAEMQVAPGKIVYTQFLNPTGGIEADVTVTRLSETAYLVVTPAATRLNDETWLRRHLGNDRATITDITAAEGTLAVMGPNARQLLQAVSPNDFSNDTNPFGTAQEIELGMGLARAHRVSYVGELGWELYISADMAGHAFETLWEAGQEMNLKLCGMHMMDSCRIEKAFRHFGHDITPEDHVIDAGLGFAVHTSKPDFIGREAVLKRKADGPQSRMVQFVLQDPEPLLYHNEPILRNGEIVGYLSSGAYGHTLGAAIGMGYVPCPGESASDVLASTYEIDVMGTRVAAQASLKPLYDPTSERVKA; translated from the coding sequence ATGCCTACTCTTCCCACTCACGCCCGCGTTGTCATTATCGGCGGCGGCATCGTCGGTTGTTCCGTCGCCTATCACCTCACCAAACTTGGCTGGAAAGACGTGATCCTGCTTGAGCGCAAACAGCTCACCTCGGGCACCACCTGGCACGCCGCCGGCCTCATCGCTCAACTCCGCGCAACCGCCAACATGACCAAACTGGCAAAGTATTCCCAAGAACTCTACGGTAGTCTTGAGGCCGAAACCGGTGTCGCCACCGGCTTCAAGCGCGTCGGCTCAATCACGGCTGCACTCACCGATGAACGCCTTGAAGAAATCTATCGCTCTGCCGCCATGGCGCGCGCCTTCGGCGTCGATATCGAAGAGATCACCCCTTCTGAGGTCGGCGCCCGCTATCCCCATCTCAATCTCGATGGAGTCAAGGGCGGCGTCTATCTTGACAAGGACGGCCAGGGCGATCCCGCCAACATCGCTCTCGCCCTCGCCAAAGGCGCGCGTCAACGCGGCGCTATCGTTCAGGAACGCGTGTCGGTCTCTAATATCGCCAAAAAGGGCCACCGTATCACTGGTGTTGACTGGCAAGGTGAAGATGGCACCTCGGGCCATATCACCTGCGACCATATCGTCAATTGTGCCGGGATGTGGGGCCATCAGATAGGCCGCATGGCCGGTATCAATGTTCCGCTTCACGCCTGCGAACATTTCTATATCGTCTCCGAACCAATCGCAGGCCTCACCCAGCTTCCCGTCCTACGTGTTCCCGATGAATGCGCCTACTACAAGGAAGACGCAGGCAAATTGATGCTTGGCGCGTTTGAACCGGTCTCCAAGCCCTGGGGCATGGCCGGCATTTCCCCCGATTTCGAGTTCGACCAGCTTCCCGAAGATTTCGACCATTTCGAGCCGATCCTCGAAATGGCAGTCAACCGTATGCCCATGCTCGCCGAAACCGGAATCCACACCTTCTTTAACGGCCCCGAGAGCTTCACCCCGGATGATGCCTATCACCTCGGCCTCGCGCCCGAGATGGACAATGTCTGGGTCGCTGCCGGGTTTAACTCCGTCGGCATCCAATCGGCGGGCGGCGCTGGCATGGCGCTGGCCTCCTGGATGGATACGGGCGAAAAGCCTTTCGATCTGGGCGATGTCGATATTGCCAGGATGCAACCCTTTCAGGGCAACAAGACCTACCTCTTCGAACGCTCGAAAGAGACCCTCGGTCTGCTCTATGCCGATCATTTCCCTTACCGTCAAAAGGCTACCGCGCGTGGCATCCGGCGCACCCCGTTCCATCACCATCTTCTGCAAAACGGCGCCGTCATGGGCGAAATTGCCGGGTGGGAGCGCGCCAATTGGTTCGCCGATCCCGGACAAGAGCGCGAATATCAATACACCTGGAAACGCCAGAACTGGTTCGACAACGCTGTCCGCGAACATCGCGCCATTCGCGAGAATGTCGGAATGTATGACATGTCCTCATTTGGCAAGATCCGCGTCGAAGGCCCCGATGCCACAGCCTTCCTCAATCGTGTTTGCGGCGCCGAAATGCAGGTTGCTCCGGGCAAGATCGTCTATACCCAGTTTCTAAACCCAACAGGTGGCATCGAGGCCGATGTGACCGTCACACGCTTGTCTGAAACGGCCTATCTTGTCGTTACCCCCGCCGCCACACGGCTCAATGATGAAACATGGCTAAGGCGCCATTTGGGCAATGATAGAGCCACAATTACAGATATTACCGCCGCCGAAGGCACTCTTGCCGTCATGGGCCCCAACGCGCGCCAGCTCTTGCAGGCCGTTTCGCCCAACGACTTCTCGAACGACACGAATCCGTTCGGCACCGCGCAAGAAATCGAACTTGGCATGGGCCTCGCCCGCGCCCACCGCGTCAGCTACGTGGGTGAGCTTGGCTGGGAGCTTTACATCAGCGCCGACATGGCCGGTCACGCCTTTGAAACTCTCTGGGAAGCAGGGCAAGAGATGAATCTCAAACTCTGCGGCATGCACATGATGGATTCTTGCCGCATCGAAAAGGCTTTCCGCCATTTCGGCCACGATATCACCCCCGAAGATCATGTGATCGACGCGGGTCTCGGTTTCGCCGTCCACACAAGCAAACCCGATTTCATCGGCCGCGAGGCCGTACTCAAACGCAAGGCCGACGGTCCGCAATCCCGCATGGTCCAATTCGTGCTGCAAGACCCCGAACCGCTCCTCTATCACAACGAGCCGATCCTGCGGAATGGCGAGATCGTCGGCTATCTCAGTTCAGGTGCCTATGGCCATACGCTCGGTGCTGCCATCGGCATGGGGTATGTGCCCTGCCCCGGCGAAAGCGCCTCAGATGTGCTCGCCTCCACCTATGAGATCGACGTCATGGGCACCCGTGTTGCGGCGCAAGCTTCCCTCAAACCGCTCTACGACCCAACGTCAGAGCGTGTGAAAGCCTGA